A single Oncorhynchus tshawytscha isolate Ot180627B linkage group LG01, Otsh_v2.0, whole genome shotgun sequence DNA region contains:
- the LOC112254310 gene encoding zinc finger SWIM domain-containing protein 8 isoform X9: MELMFAEWEDGERFSFEDSDRFEEDSLCSFISEAESLCQNWRGWRKQSGGPNSPTVKIKDGQVIPLVELSAKQVAFHIPFEVVEKVYPPVPEQLQLRIAYWSFPENEEDIRLYSCLANGSPDEFQRGEQLYRMRAVKDPLQIGFHLSATVVSPQTGQSKGAYNVAVMFDRCRITSCSCTCGAGAKWCAHVVALCLFRIHNASAVCLRAPVSESLSRLQRDQLQKFAQYLISELPQQILPTAQRLLDELLSSQSTAINTVCGAPDPTAGPSASDQSTWYLDESTLSDNIKKTLHKFCGPSPVVFSDVNSMYLSSTEPPAAAEWACLLRPLRGREPEGIWNLLSIVREMFKRRDSNAAPLLEILTEQCLTYEQIIGWWYSVRTSASHSSASGHTGRSNGQSEVAAHACASMCDDMVVLWRLAVLDPTMSPQRRLELASQLKQWHLKVIEIVKRGQHRKSLDKLFQGFKPAVESCYFNWEVAYPLPGITYCSADKKSASFCWARAVQQQRGAKAGLAGDTSELGGGGGRSGSSDGGGGDYKGRTPQQEVAVRPKETIVSKRKGLSAGGGGGVLVRLGGSVCLSLEEGSSKGMYKGAGSSSSIGGKAKLAQGGKSSSGGSGGVGGKHQAAKRRTSSEDSSLEPDMAELSLDDGSSLALGAEASNTFDFTPPPPEMLPSPSPLLREPHKYSGGGKGAGNMPKERSFEVKRVTLAATLPATESQPAFPLKENATVVVEAAVALENEVEVEAEMEVNGNKEVAPAGDARLSTSVAVVTVTAAAAKPPRGGRRETGAAALPNQSPGAGGDPVGEDDYRAYYLNAASEEGAERVPENNHEEEPDIFAGIKPLEQEGQMEVLFACAEALHAHGYSNEACRLAVELAGDLLANPPDLKVEQPQTKGKKSKVSTSRQTQVATNTLVKTSFLLTVLSERLELHNLAFSTGMFSLELQRPPASTKALEVKLAYQESEVVALLKKIPLGLVEMTSIRDRAEQLRDGNFCDYRPVLPLMLASFIFDVLCTPVCTVVSPTGSRPPSRNRNNEMPGDEELGFEAAVAALGMKTTVSEAEHPLLCEGTRREKGDLALALMITYKDDQSKLKKILDKLLDRESQTHKPQTLSSFYSSKPAASKPAASSQRSPSKHAAHNAHGHGGATGGVSKHAPNATAADGSSSVQAVAAGGAAGQLAGSGVQNNATPGEGISEAREQADGAQPASCDQSSEAVPFKPEGTVPSRLALGGRGAYSGRCWGSPVRQKKKHTGMASIDSSAPETTSDSSPTLSRRPLRGGWAAASWGRGQDSDSISSSSSDSLGSSSSSGSRRAGGGARAKSTDTSRYKGRRPECHAPHVPNQPSEAAAHFYFELAKTVLIKAGGNSSTSIFTQPSASGGHQGPHRNLHLCAFEIGLYALGLHNFVSPNWLSRTYSSHVSWITGQAMEIGSAALNILVECWDGHLTPPEVASLADRASRARDPNMVRAAAELALSCLPHAHALNPNEIQRALVQCKEQDNVMLEKACMAVEEAAKGGGVYPEVLFEVAHQWYWLYEQTVGGGSGAQREGPGRCRANGGAGRRPPETGHGVTDNSGNMESSGVATVTASVTAAAVVPVISVGSTIYQSHALPGSAMAHPHSQGLHPYTTIQAHLPTVCTPQYLGHPLQHVPRPTVFPLSGGAYPQGMHPAFIGAQYPFSVATGPHPPMAATAVTFPGIPVPSMTQIAVHPYHTETGLPLSTTVAVGGVHSGTTIQAIQGSSLPGMSSQPVSLVSAPFPSEDEQHSQPISQQGLHYLHSAYRVGMLALEMLGRRAHNDHPNNFSRSPPYTEDVKWLLGLAARLGVNYVYQFCVGAAKGVLSPFVLQEIIMEALQRLNPAHIHAHLRTPAFHQLVQRCQQAYLQYIHHRLIHLTPADYDDFVNIIRSARGAFCLTPVGMMQFNDVLQNLKRGKQTKELWQRISLEMATFSP; this comes from the exons atgGTCAGGTCATCCCTCTGGTGGAGCTTTCAGCCAAGCAGGTGGCATTCCATATCCCGTTTGAGGTGGTGGAGAAGGTCTATCCTCCTGTCCCTGAGCAGCTGCAGCTACGCATCGCCTACTGGAGCTTCCCTGAGAACGAGGAGGACATCCG GCTGTACTCGTGTCTGGCCAACGGCAGCCCAGATGAGTTCCAGCGAGGGGAGCAGCTGTACAGGATGAGGGCTGTTAAAGACCCTCTGCAGATAG gttTCCACCTCAGTGCCACCGTGGTATCGCCACAGACTGGCCAATCAAAAGGGGCGTACAATGTGGCTGTCATGTTTGACCGCTGCCGCATTACCTCCTGCAGTTGCACCTGCGGGGCCGGGGCCAAGTGGTGCGCCCACGTGGTGGCCCTCTGCCTCTTCAGGATCCACAAC GCGTCTGCAGTGTGCCTGCGAGCCCCCGTTTCAGAGTCCCTGTCCCGGCTGCAGAGGGACCAGCTGCAGAAGTTTGCCCAGTACCTAATCAGCGAGCTTCCCCAACAG ATTTTGCCCACAGCCCAGAGGCTCCTGGATGAGCTCCTGTCCTCCCAGTCCACAGCCATCAACACAGTGTGTGGGGCTCCAG ACCCCACTGCTGGCCCCTCGGCCTCTGACCAGAGCACTTGGTATCTAGATGAGTCCACGCTCAGTGACAACATCAAGAAGACGCTGCACAAGTTCTGTGGCCCCTCTCCTGTGGTCTTCAG TGACGTCAACTCCATGTACCTGTCATCCACGGAGCCACCGGCTGCGGCAGAGTGGGCATGTCTGCTGAGACCTCTGAGGGGGCGGGAGCCTGAGGGGATCTGGAACCTCCTGTCTATCGTCAGGGAGATGTTCAAGAGGAGGGACAGCAACGCTGCACCTCTACTAGAGATCCTCACTGAGCAGTGTCTCACTTATGAACAG ATTATTGGCTGGTGGTACAGCGTGCGTACGTCGGCGTCCCACAGCAGTGCCAGCGGGCACACGGGGCGCAGTAACGGGCAGTCGGAGGTGGCAGCCCACGCCTGCGCCAGCATGTGTGATGACATGGTGGTTCTGTGGAGGCTGGCTGTGCTAGACCCTACCATGAGCCCTCAGAG GCGTTTGGAGCTGGCCTCCCAGCTCAAGCAGTGGCATCTGAAAGTGATTGAGATTGTGAAGCGAGGGCAACATCGCAAGTCCCTGGACAAACTGTTCCAGGGCTTCAAGCCAGCCGTGGAGTCCTGCTACTTCAACTGGGAGGTGGCCTACCCACTGCCAGGCATCACCTACTGCAGTGCTGACAAGAAGAGCGCCTCCTTCTGCTGGGCCAGGGCAGTGCAGCAGCAGAGAGGGGCCAAGGCTGGCCTGGCTGGAGACACCTCTGAacttggaggaggaggggggagatctGGCAGCTCTGATGGAGGTGGGGGAGACTACAAGGGCAGAACTCCCCAACAAGAAGTGGCTGTCAGGCCCAAAGAGACCATTGTGAGCAAGAGGAAGGGGTTGTCGGCCGGGGGCGGAGGAGGGGTCCTAGTGCGGCTAGGTGGcagtgtctgtctttctctagaGGAGGGCAGTAGTAAGGGGATGTACAAAGGCGCAGGTTCCTCCTCGTCCATTGGGGGCAAGGCTAAGCTGGCCCAGGGGGGGAAGTCGTCCTCCGGGGGATCAGGAGGGGTAGGGGGAAAACACCAAGCGGCCAAGCGGCGCACCAGCAGTGAGGACAGCTCCCTGGAGCCTGACATGGCCGAGCTGAGCCTGGATGATGGCTCCAGTCTGGCGCTGGGCGCCGAGGCCAGTAACACATTTGACTTCACACCCCCGCCACCCGAGATGCTACCCTCACCAAGCCCGCTACTCAGAGAGCCACACAAATACAGTGGGGGAGGGAAAGGGGCCGGAAACATGCCCAAGGAGCGCTCCTTCGAGGTCAAACGTGTCACTCTTGCTGCCACCCTGCCTGCCACTGAGTCCCAGCCCGCCTTCCCCCTCAAGGAGAACGCCACTGTCGTTGTGGAAGCGGCTGTTGCATTGGAGAATGAGGTGGAAGTGGAGGCAGAGATGGAGGTGAATGGAAATAAGGAGGTGGCCCCCGCTGGAGACGCTCGGCTCTCCACCTCGGTCGCTGTTGTTACCGTGACTGCTGCTGCCGCCAAGCCACCGCGTGGTGGGCGCCGAGAAACTGGCGCTGCAGCCCTGCCCAATCAGAGCCCAGGGGCAGGGGGAGACCCTGTTGGTGAGGATGACTACCGGGCCTACTACCTAAATGCAGCCTctgaggagggggcagagagagtgcCAGAGAACAACCATGAGGAGGAACCAGACATCTTTGCTGGGATCAAGCCACTGGAGCAGGAGGGCCAGATGGAGGTGCTGTTTGCATGTGCAGAGGCCCTCCACGCCCATGGCTACAGCAACGAGGCCTGCAGACTGGCAGTGGAGCTGGCTGGAGACTTGCTGGCCAACCCTCCAGACCTGAAGGTGGAGCAGCCCCAGACGAAGGGTAAGAAGAGCAAGGTGTCCACCAGCAGGCAGACTCAGGTGGCCACCAACACCCTGGTCAAGACCTCCTTCCTGCTGACGGTGCTGAGCGAGAGGCTGGAGCTCCACAACCTGGCCTTCAGCACGGGCATGTTCTCCCTGGAGCTGCAGAGGCCCCCAGCCTCCACCAAGGCCCTGGAGGTCAAGCTGGCCTACCAGGAGTCAGAGGTGGTGGCTCTGCTGAAGAAGATCCCTCTGGGCCTGGTGGAGATGACGTCCATACGGGACAGGGCCGAGCAGCTCCGAGACGGGAACTTCTGTGACTACAGGCCTGTCCTGCCTCTCATGCTGGCCAGCTTCATATTTGATGTGCTGTGTACCCCAG TTTGTACAGTTGTCTCCCCCACAGGTTCCCGTCCTCCCAGCCGTAACCGGAACAACGAGATGCCTGGAGACGAGGAGCTGGGCTTTGAGGCTGCTGTCGCAGCACTGG GTATGAAGACCACAGTGAGCGAGGCAGAGCACCCTTTGCTGTGTGAGGGGaccaggagagagaaaggagacttGGCTCTGGCTCTTATGATCACATACAAGGATGACCAGAGCAAGCTGAAAAAG ATCCTGGACAAGCTGCtggacagagagagccagacccACAAGCCACAAACCCTGAGTTCCTTCTACTCCAGCAAGCCAGCTGCCAGCAAGCCAGCTGCCAGCAGCCAGAGGAGCCCGTCCAAGCACGCTGCCCACAATGCTCACGGACATGGAGGTGCCACCGGAGGGGTGTCCAAACACGCCCCAAACGCCACGGCTGCAGATGGGTCCTCCTCTGTGCAAGCAGTGGCTGCTGGTGGGGCAGCAGGACAACTGGCGGGCAGCGGGGTGCAGAACAACGCCACACCCGGAGAGGGCATCAGTGAGGCCAGAGAACAAG CAGATGGCGCCCAGCCTGCGTCATGTGACCAGTCGAGTGAGGCGGTCCCATTCAAGCCCGAGGGCACTGTGCCTAGTCGCTTGGCGCTGGGAGGACGGGGGGCATACAGCGGGCGCTGCTGGGGCTCTCCTGTCCGCCAGAAGAAGAAACACACAG GCATGGCGAGTATCGACAGCAGTGCTCCTGAGACCACCTCAGACAGCTCCCCCACCCTCAGCCGACGTCCACTCAGAGGGGGCTGGGCTGCGGCCTCCTGGGGGAGGGGCCAGGACAGTGACAGCATCAGCAGCTCTTCCTCTGATTCGCTGGGCTCCTCCTCATCCAGTGGCTCTCGCAGGGCCGGAGGGGGAGCTAGGGCAAAGAGCACAGACACCAGCAG GTATAAAGGGCGTCGTCCCGAGTGCCATGCACCCCATGTGCCCAACCAGCCGTCAGAGGCGGCGGCTCACTTCTACTTTGAGCTGGCCAAGACGGTGCTGATCAAGGCCGGGGGCAACAGCTCCACCTCCATCTTCACCCAGCCCTCAGCCAGCGGGGGCCACCAGGGTCCCCACCGCAACTTGCACCTCTGTGCCTTCGAGATTGGCCTGTACGCCCTGGGCCTGCACAACTTTGTCTCGCCCAACTGGCTATCCAGGACCTACTCCTCCCACGTCTCCTGGATCACAG gCCAGGCCATGGAAATTGGCAGTGCTGCCCTCAACATCCTAGTGGAATGCTGGGACGGGCACCTCACCCCTCCCGAGGTGGCATCACTGGCAGACAGGGCATCACGGGCGCGGGACCCCAACATGGTTCGCGCTGCGGCCGAACTGGCCCTGAGCTGCCTGCCCCATGCACACGCCCTCAACCCCAATGAGATCCAGAGGGCCCTGGTGCAGTGCAAGGAACAG gaCAATGTGATGCTAGAAAAAGCCTGTATGGCTGTAGAGGAGGCAGCCAAGGGGGGTGGTGTGTACCCTGAGGTTCTGTTTGAGGTGGCCCACCAGTGGTACTGGCTCTATGAGCAGACAGTAGGAGGGGGCTCAGGGGCCCAGCGCGAGGGCCCGGGACGCTGCAGGGCCAACGGTGGAGCTGGGAGAAGGCCCCCGGAGACTGGTCACGGTGTGACGGACAACAGTGGCAACATGGAGTCCTCTGGTGTTGCCACAGTGACTGCCTCTGTGACAGCAGCGGCTGTGGTGCCCGTCATCTCTGTGGGCTCCACCATCTACCAATCACACGCCCTTCCTGGCTCTGCCATGGCCCACCCCCACTCCCAGGGCCTGCATCCCTACACTACCATCCAGGCCCACCTGCCCACTGTCTGCACCCCCCAGTACCTGGGGCACCCGCTGCAGCACGTCCCCCGGCCCACTGTTTTCCCCTTGTCAGGGGGTGCGTACCCACAG GGAATGCACCCGGCCTTTATCGGTGCCCAGTACCCGTTCTCAGTGGCCACCGGCCCCCATCCGCCCATGGCAGCAACTGCGGTCACCTTCCCTGGTATTCCCGTGCCGTCCATGACCCAGATCGCCGTCCACCCGTACCACACTGAGACCGGCCTGCCTCTGAGCACCACTGTAGCAG TAGGTGGTGTCCATTCAGGCACCACAATCCAGGCCATTCAGGGGTCATCTCTTCCTGGTATGTCTTCCCAGCCCGTCTCATTGGTCAGCGCCCCCTTCCCGTCTGAAGATGAGCAGCAtagccagccaatcagccagcaGGGTCTTCACTACCTGCACTCAGCCTACAGAGTTG GCATGCTGGCTTTGGAGATGCTTGGAAGGAGGGCTCACAACGACCACCCCAATAACTTCTCCCGCAGCCCCCCATACACAGAGGATGTCAAGTGGCTCCTGGGCCTGGCTGCACGGCTAG gTGTGAACTACGTGTACCAGTTCTGTGTGGGTGCGGCTAAGGGTGTGCTCAGCCCCTTCGTCCTTCAGGAGATCATCATGGAGGCTCTCCAGAGACTCAACCCCGCCCACATCCATGCCCACCTCCGCACGCCCGCCTTCCATCAGCTTGTGCAGCGCTGCCAGCAGGCCTATCTACAG TACATCCACCACCGGCTGATCCACCTGACCCCGGCCGACTACGACGACTTTGTCAACATCATCCGCAGTGCCCGCGGGGCCTTCTGTTTGACCCCTGTGGGAATGATGCAGTTCAACGACGTGCTTCAGAACCTGAAGAGGGGCAAGCAGACCAAGGAGCTGTGGCAGCGCATCTCTCTGGAGATGGCCACCTTCTCCCCATGA